In the genome of Dermacentor silvarum isolate Dsil-2018 chromosome 1, BIME_Dsil_1.4, whole genome shotgun sequence, one region contains:
- the LOC119458279 gene encoding V-type proton ATPase subunit e 2-like, translating into MGASATPVTLFTLFWLGVGGVIPWFVPKGNNRGLIQTMIVTTAALCYIFWLCAYMAQMNPLTGPLLNNKTVIIMRHEWM; encoded by the exons ATGGGCGCTTCAGCAACGCCAGTCACACTGTTTACACTTTTCTGGCTTGGCGTGGGCGGCGTGATTCCGTGGTTTGTGCCGAAGGGGAACAACCGCGG GCTAATCCAGACAATGATTGTCACTACTGCTGCCCTCTGTTATATATT CTGGCTGTGTGCATACATGGCTCAGATGAATCCTCTCACGGGACCCCTTCTGAACAACAAGACTGTCATCATCATGCGACATGAATGGATGTAG